Below is a genomic region from Telmatobacter sp. DSM 110680.
TCACAACCTGCCCATGCTTGGTGACTAAGAGGACAAGGAGTTCGAGAGGCTTCCGCTCAAGCTTGAGCCTGCGCTCTTTGCGACAAAGCTCAAATTTGCCGCAATCAAGGCTGAATTCGCCGAATCGATAGACGGCAAAGGGCAACGATTCCCTCCCAAGGGTGGATGAAGTATAGCATCGGGTAAAACAATCACCGATAGTTCCCCTCTGTATTGAGTTACTTACATCCTCACCTTTCTTCACCTCGAAATTCACCTTCCTCTATTGTTCCTGTCCTCGAATTTGCGTTGTATCAGTTCCACGCCGGCAAATTCCCCGGCATTGGAGGAAGTGATGAAATCGCTAACAATGAGAATCGTGCCGATGGCAGGTGCCTTGGCTCTTGCCGCTATGGTCGTTCCTTACGCACACGCTGGCTGCGGCCAGTATCGTCCCGCGTCATTCAATGCCAGCTCGCAAAATCAGTTCGGTTCGCCGAAGCTATTGCGGGCGGCATTCGACGACGATGATGCCGCCAAGTCTGAACCCACGATAGTCGGAACATGGAAAGAGCACTGGATCTCCGAAGGCAGTGATGGAATTCCAGACGGTACTGAAATCGACGCTGGCTACGCCCAGTGGCACAGTGACGGCACAGAGATCAACGTTTCTGGCCTGCGTGTTCCTTTAAGCGGCGACGTTTGTCTCGGTGAATGGATAAAGACCGGCCCGCGGACTTATCGGATGAACCATTTTGGAATCTCCTATGACCCCATCTCGGGCCAAAACCTTGTCGGGCCGGCCCGGATTCAGCAATGGCTCACGCTCGATGAAAAAGGGATGGCTACATCGGGTAAATTCACCATTGATCAGTGGGACGAATCGGGCAACCTGCTCGCTCACATCCAGGGCAAAGTCATCGGAACCAGGGTTACGATGGATACCGGATTTCAAAAGGTGGAGTAGGGTCGAATCCTCAATCGCAATCGCGGGTCTCGCACGGCGCTGACTGCTCCGAGGCGAGATCTGCGTTTGCACGGACGTCCGTCATAATCTCACCAGTGCTTCTCAGGCGTTGTAACGCTTCTGATGCCAGACCCAAGCCGTACGCACAATGTCGTCGAGTTGCGTGTAGCGCGGCTTCCACCCAAGTTCGCGAATCGCTCTGTCGGAACTCGCTACCAGTATCGCCGGGTCTCCCGCTCTTCGCGGATGCAACTCTGCGGGAATCGCATGGCCGGTAACCCTCCGGGCCGACTCAATCACTTCGCGTACGCTGAATCCCTGTCCGTTCCCGAGATTGAAGATCAGACGATTCTTCGCCGCCGCGTCGGTATCGAGCGCCTTCACCGCCAGCAGGTGCGCATCCGCTAGATCCGACACATGGATGTAATCGCGAATACAGGTTCCGTCAGGAGTGGGGTAATCATCCCCGTAGATTCGGATTGACTGTCGCCGGCCCAGCGCCACATCGAGGATTAGCGGAATCAGGTGCGATTCCGGCTCGTGGTCCTCCCCACGGGTGATCCCCCCCCTCCCCTCCGGTGCCCCCGCCACGTTGAAGTAGCGAAGCGAAACAGATCGCAACCCATGAATCGCGTGGAACCAATTCAGCATGGTTTCCACCATCAGCTTCGACTCGCCGTAAACATTGGTCGGCTTTAGGCGCGCATCTTCTTTGATTGGTACGGATTCCGGCTCCCCATATACCGCCGCCGTCGACGAAAACACCAGTTTGCGCGGACCTTCCGCAATCACCGCCTCCAGCAGTGCCAGCGTCGAAGCGGTGTTATTGCGAAAGTAGGTCTCCGGCTGTTTCATTGACTCGCCGGCTTCGATAAGCGCTGCGAAATGCAGGACGTTGTCGAAGGGCTTTCTATCCGCTTTCGCCGACTTGAAAATATTTTCCACAGCACGACGGTCAGCGAGGTCGCCCTCGACGAATTCAACGCCCTCTGGAACCATCTCCCGCCGGGCATGGCAAAGGTTGTCAAACACTGTGGGCTCATGCCCCTGCGCCGCGAGAAGCGAAGCCACGGTGCCGCCTACATATCCGGCACCTCCGGTAACCAAAGTTCTCACAAAAATACTGTCCTTCCAGAGCGGATTGGGTTACCGTGAGTCTATTACAGCAGGCAGGCTGGAGTGGGGCATCACTCAACTCAAAGACCGTCGTAAAGGCGGCTACCCAAACTACGTAAAATGCGGCATCGCCGCACTCATTTCCGGGTTTGAGGAAGGGTAAAGTCTGCTGCAAGCAGTCTTCTTTTTCCCTTTCTTCCCAAAACGAGGTTCTGCGACGTGATGTCTATGGGTTTATCGGTACAAAGGGAGAGGACGGATGCATTCGGGTCGAACTCAGCATGTCGGATATATCGCAGAGTGTCGCACTCTGAGAGCAAAAAATGCGCCGAGTGGCTTTTTCGCATCTTACTCCGATAGCATAGAGAAAGACTTTCGCGTCCCTCCTATTCCGAATTCTGTGGGGCAGCGTCAAACAAATCAAGCGGAGCTGAAAGGCACCATGATCCCCCGCCTTCAGGCACCCTACAACGAGCATTATTTTGCTTTTTGGAATCAGACAGTTGCCGTTAAAAGCGAGAAAGGCTTGCGGCGACTGGAAATCATTGACATTTACCCGGAAAAGGCAGGGGCAAAATGGCAACGTTGAGTCATTTTTGCGCATCCCTCCTCTACGGTGTTTTTTCTGATTTCTCTTCAGACCCAAAACGCCGCCTCCATGGCCAAACCCGAGGTTAGAAGATGCAGATGAGTGGATATCCAGGACGTACGAGTTTCGGCTTGCTTCCCGAGCCGGAGGGGCGGTCCGCGCCTTTCGTCACCAGCGTGACCGTGAACGTGATTCTCCTCAGCCTGGCGATTTATATAGGGATGACGGCAAAGCACGTATTACAGCAGCACAAGTTCGAGCAGACCGAGCTCATCTTCCCGACCACTCCGCCGCCTCCGCCAAAGTTCAAGACACCACCTCCACCCAAGCTTCCAGAGCCACCCAAGCCGAAGCTTGAAATGCCCATGGAGCAGCCCAAGATCAACATGCCCAAGCCGGAGCCGAAACCGGCTCTGAAGCCAATCGAGATGGAAGCCAAGCTCAACACGCCGCAGATCAAAGCGGCCAAGCCTTCCATTATTCTGGCTCCCCAGCCCAAAG
It encodes:
- the galE gene encoding UDP-glucose 4-epimerase GalE, producing the protein MRTLVTGGAGYVGGTVASLLAAQGHEPTVFDNLCHARREMVPEGVEFVEGDLADRRAVENIFKSAKADRKPFDNVLHFAALIEAGESMKQPETYFRNNTASTLALLEAVIAEGPRKLVFSSTAAVYGEPESVPIKEDARLKPTNVYGESKLMVETMLNWFHAIHGLRSVSLRYFNVAGAPEGRGGITRGEDHEPESHLIPLILDVALGRRQSIRIYGDDYPTPDGTCIRDYIHVSDLADAHLLAVKALDTDAAAKNRLIFNLGNGQGFSVREVIESARRVTGHAIPAELHPRRAGDPAILVASSDRAIRELGWKPRYTQLDDIVRTAWVWHQKRYNA